The following proteins are encoded in a genomic region of Zootoca vivipara chromosome W, rZooViv1.1, whole genome shotgun sequence:
- the LOC132591469 gene encoding tubulin polyglutamylase TTLL11-like, whose translation MGSDEDALMQSLCCCLARRAEVSEAEWERENDLLEEGPVEIPELDDSKTSEAKFPSICLRELYPKLAKEFDYLRLVERIAALFIRFLGVKGTTKLGPTGFRMFIRNSKLSNSEFSMASADILYIDITKKQHGLATDRDASKPSCIILVATSGERQPAETSVT comes from the exons ATGGGAAGCGATGAAGATGCATTGATGCAATCTTTGTGTTGCTGTTTGGCCCGCAGAGCCGAGGTTTCAGAGGCTGAATGGGAGAGGGAAAATGATTTGCTGGAAGAAGGGCCAGTGGAGATCCCAGAGCTGGATGACAGCAAGACCTCAGAAGCCAagttcccttctatttgcctcaGGGAGCTGTATCCGAAGCTCGCAAAGGAATTTGACTATCTGCGGCTGGTCGAGCGGATTGCAGCTTTGTTCATCCGTTTCCTGGGCGTGAAGGGGACGACAAAATTGGGACCCACGGGCTTCCGGATGTTTATAAG GAACAGCAAGCTAAGCAACAGCGAgttcagcatggcttccgcagaCATCCTGTACATTGACATCACCAAGAAGCAGCACGGTCTCGCGACAGACCGAGATGCGAGTAAGCCCTCTTGCATAATTCTGG